TTCGTCATTTAGCAGAATAATGGGGGGGGCACCTATATGAAATAAGGGGGACTGCTGTAGTCCTGCCGAGTGCTTTCTGCCCGCTAGGAAAGCATCGGTGAACAGACAAGCATACCCGTTGTTTTTGGTAGAATGATGCACCGCCGAATTCGGCACTAGCGGATTGCCAAGAAATAAAAAGGTGCCATCCAGTCGCGTACTTTCCTCCCCGTGGCAGATGGTCATCTGACCGGTTACCAGCACTATTTTATAAAAATCCCGGCGGCTAGAAGTTGGGGAAGAATGGACAGGTTCCGTAATTTTGTACGCTTTGAAGCCTTGCAGCTTTAACTCATCAAGGGGGAAAGCTGGCCACTCAGAGGCTGAATTACTAGTCATCCCACAAAGTTACTAGAATCAAACCTTCTCTTGCTGGCTGGGAACCAGCTAAGAAACGCTTAGGCACGATAAGCTTGTCACTTTGGTCACCGGGGCAAACCAAGGCATAGGCCCCCAACTTGTGCAGGGCCTCGCGGCGCACAAGTTGGGGGCCGGTCAGTTGGTCAGTTAACTTGACGTGGTCCAGTTACGCTGGACAGTTTAGGGCACTAAGTTGGAGAGCATCAAAAAGTGTGGGGCAGTTGGACCAGCGACCAACGGCAGAGCTTTCGCCGACAGGTTTCAAAAGATTGGTGACCGCGACTGCCCCACACTTTTTGATGCTCTCCAGTAGTACCTCCTTGAACTGGCGGACCAGTCTGTGGCTTACCCAGTAGCACTAATCCGTATCGGCCACTACCTCGTTGATAGCCGTCAGCCGGGCCACGACCCGCGCCAGGCCCGCCCCCGTACCATCCAGCTCGACCGATACCACAAGCGGGTGCTTTGCCGGCCGGGGCAGGCCTTCGCCTTTGGGCGCGCTACCCTCGCTGGCTTTGCTTATACCCCCCGGTGCGGCCGGCGCCAACTGCTGGGTAAGGTCCTGGCTCCGGAGCGCTTCAATACTTACCTGAAATATCTGAGCCAACTTGGTCAGTGCATCGAGCTTGGGCGTGGACTTGCCATTCTCGTAGCGGCTAATCGTGTTGTAATCCGTGGCGAGCTGGTCGCCCAGTTCGGACTGCGATAGTTCAGCGCGCCGCCGTAAAAAGCGCAGGTTTTTAGCAAAGTACATGACTATCCGGAAAATCAAGCGAAATTACCGGCCTGTAAATCTGTATTTTACTGCAAATTGCTAAATTTTATCTTGCATAATGCAGCTTTCGGAGCCTAATTTGCTGCATCTTACAACAGTGATTTAGCACGAGTAGGCCCCTGTCTTTTTGCCCACCTGGCGGGTAGCGTAGCCGCTCACTCAGACTGCGTTAGGGATACCTGCCCGCTGTTTTGCGCTAGCCATTTCTACGCAATCCTGGCGGGTTTCCACCACCGAGCCGGCTAACGGGGTAGGACAGTTCCGCCTGGCTACTTGCTTTTATCGTTCCGCTTCTCATGTCCGTAGTTCCCCCTGAAGGCCTAACTGGTTTGCCCTTCGCCCAGGCCTCTCCTTTCCTGCGCTCCCAGGCGATGGCCACTGCGCACCAGATTCTGGGAGCGGCCTACCCCTTTGTAGTGGAGGCGCAGTGGCACCAGGCCTTTGATGACCTGCAATTGCCGCTCTTCCGGTTCGGCGACGGACCAGCCAGCTTCTCCACAGATGGCCTCGCGGCGCTGGTGCAGTATCTCGAAACCCGGTACCGGGCTACTGCGGCGGCGGCACCGACGGCGGCCGCGGCGCCTCCTCCTGCGGTTGTGGCGGTGCAGCCGACCAAGCAAACCTATTCCATCCACCCCGACCTGGTCACGCGCTTGGAGCGCGTCAGCTACTGGTGCCGGCAGACCCGCAGCCGACTGGTCAACCAAGCGCTGAGCCAGTTACTAGACCAATACCCGGAAGCCAGCGTCCCCGTGCCGGAAGCCTAGGAACTGTTCTCAATTAAGGAGTTGTTTATATTTCCATGAACGCAGACCGCACGTTATTGACTGATGCCATGTGGCAGGAGTTATCGCCTCTTTTGCCAGGGCAAGCCGGGGACTGTGGTGTGACAGCTACGGACACGCGGGGCTTCGTGGAAGCAGTGTTGTGGCTGGGCCGCACCGGTGCTCCTTGGCGCGACCTGCCACCCCACTTGGGCCAGTGGCACCGGGTGTACGTGCGGTTTGCTCGGTGGCGGGATAAAGGGACGTGGGAATTGGCAACAGCTTGGTTGATACGCAACAAGCGCCAGATTCCGCGTTCCCAGCAACGCCAAGTGCAGGTGGATTCCACGGTGATTCGGGTGCATCAGCACGGGACGGGGGCTGAAAAAAAAACGGCGAACAGGGAGTAGGTCGTAGCCGGGGTGGGAATACGAGCAAAATTCATTTGGTGAGTGACGGGGCCGGGGACGTGTTAGGCTGGCAGGTCACGGCCGGGCAGGCGGGGGACGCGCCAGCGGCGGCTTCCTTGCTCGCGCCGTGGGTAGCCCCGGCCCAAGAGGTGCTGGGCGATGCCGCCTACGACAGCGATACCTTGCGCGCGCTAATTGCCGAAGCCAGGGCCAATGCGGTTATCAAACCGAACCCGCGCCGGAACAACCCGCCGCATTTCGACCCCTTGGCGTATCGGAAACGCCATCACATTGAACAGACCTTCAGTAAGTTCAAGCAATTCCGACGCATTGCCACACGCTATGATAAACTAGACCGAACATTCGATTCATTTATCTGCTTACGTGTCATTACACTGTACCTTAATTGAGAACAGTTCCTAGTCTGCGGTTATTGGTTAGCCAGCTGATGCTTCGTTCAACTAGCCAGCGCGTCGCGTGAATACAGAATTTGCCCACTTGGCGAACTACTTTTTGGGGCACGAGGACTTCAATCCCATATAATTTGGCCATTTGCTCGACAAACTCCCCGCGAAATCCGCCATCAATGAAGATTCTTTTGACCTGCTTCAGCAGGGGATGGTGGGCCAGTTTCGCCCACCAGGCCAGGGCACTTTGCCCGTCGTGGGCGTTCGCCGGCAGCACGAGCGTGGCCAGGGTGGCCCCCGTGGTGTCGATAAGGACAAACCGCTTGCGGCCTTTGATTAATTTGCCGCCATCGAAGCCGACGGCTTCCGTGCCAGTGGCCGAGTTTTTGACGCTTTGCGAGTCGAGGATGAGGGTGGTGGGTTCAGCTTTTTTTTTCAGCGGCGGGGTATTTTTCGCGGTAATCAACTACTAAGCAAAGATTTATGTTTTCCCACGTGCCGTCCTTGCCCCACTTGGCGAAGTAGTAGTGGACCGTATTCCAGCAGGGGAACTCGCCGGGCAAATCGCGCCAGCCACACCCATTTTTGAGCACGTATAAAATGCCATTTAGTACTTCTTGCAAGGGCCATTTGCTGCGCCGCCGCACCGTAATTAACGGCTCGATGCGTTGCCAATCAGCCAGGTCCAGGTCGGAGGTATATTTTTTTATTCTCATTAGTGATTGTCACGATTAAATCAGCCACAAAGTTAACTTAAACAGCTTCTAAGCAATCATACGAGTAACTGGACAAAGAAATACGGTAAGGGGGGTGTTGTTAAACAAGTAGGGTAAAACCTCCGACTCAGCCGCGCAACTAGCTAATCTCCATGTTTAGCGCGCTGGTTGATAGGGCATTACTTGGTAAGAGGGCGAAATGATAGTCTTAACGTTCGTTTTTGCTACCCGTTCTAGATTGCGTTAAGGAGCGTGAGAGCATCAAAAAGTGTGGGGCAGACGGCCTAAGCACGTATCAATAGTGGTTCTATTGGCAGTGGCCAAGAGCAGGGTGATTTTGCCTGCCCCACACTTTTTGATGCTCTCCAAAACCGTTATCCGCGTCGCCGAGCAGGAACTCGGGGTGAGCCTCGAAAAAAAGTCCGTTACCAAGTAGTCCAACTCCTGCGAGTAAGCCATCCGCGGTTTTGCCTGCGGCGGATGAGCGGGCTATTTAGGTTCAGCCGGCAGGCGTACTACCAACACGAGAATCAGCAATTCACCAGCGAAGAGCGCGACCAGCGCGTGTTGGAGCTGGTGGCCCAGGTGCGGGAAGACCACCCCCGCATGGGTGGCAAGAAGCTGTACTATCTGCTGAAGGAGCCATTGGTCAGTCAAGGCATTAAGCTGGGCCGCGATGCCTTATTTAATCTACTGGCGGCCAATAACTTGCTCATTCGGCAGCGCAAGCGCAAGACGATTACCACCTTCTCCCGGCACCAGTTCCGCAAGTATCCGAACCTGATTAAACTACTACCGGCTGTAAGCCGATAGAATTAGATTCGGCTGAAGCCGACTAAAGTTGGGCAGTAGTAGCAAACGCTTCGGCTCACTCAACATCGTTCTCCTGCTAAGTTGAGCTAAAGCCTTCGCCTAAAGGCGAGGGCTTTACCCCCAGAATCTGACATTAAAAAATAAAAGCCCCGCTTTATAAACAAGGCTTTTGATTGTCTAACAAGATATTGCTAGGCGTGCATCAGCACAAATTCAGCAGGAATTTGAAGCTTGGCGTGTAAGCGCCGGCCTAAGTCCATGTTCACGGCCCGCTTGCCATTGAGCACTTCACTTAGGCGGCTGTTCGTAATACCGAGTAACTGCGCCAGGTCCTGCTTTTTTAGGCGGTGCTCAAACATATAGCGCTCCATGCGAAAAATGAGCGAATCCGGCCGTACTGGCGCGTGGCCGTGGCTATCTTCATACGCTTCGAGGGCATTGCCCAGCGCTTCCATTTCCGATAGGTTATCGGGGTTGTTACTATCGAGGGCTTCCAAGCGGCTCATACCCACTTGGTACGCTGCATCATTTTGGATAGTCATTTTTACAGTTTTTAAAATTTACAATTTACTAAGAGATAATTTCTTAGCTTACAAATTCGCTATGTCAGTAATGCGGTCATACTCCGCGTGCGTGCCGATGAAGCGGATAAAAATCTGGCCGGTAAATGCGGGCAACTGTGAGTAATTAATCTTGACAACCACGCGGTAGCGGTTGCGCAATAAATTAAAAACCCAACGGTTGTTCCCAACGTGGGTAGCGCTCGGGTCAAAAGCCTTTATTTCAGCGGCATTGGCCCAATTCGCGGCGCTCATATCGTCGTAGAGTTCCAGAATAGCATTCGCTACGTCTAGGTGTTCAATAGCATATCTTCTTACTTTTTCTTTGCTTAATACATTCATAATCTGTTTATTAATTTATTTTATTTCCTATCTCATAGTTGGCTTTTTAGTGGCTAACACGACAAAGTTACAATAAATTTACCATAATCGAAAATAATTTACAATTAACAAAAATGCTGCGCTTACTCTCGCGGTGGATTTGGTCTTCTTGTGGCAGCGGGGGCTAAAATTAT
Above is a genomic segment from Hymenobacter psoromatis containing:
- a CDS encoding transposase; protein product: MNADRTLLTDAMWQELSPLLPGQAGDCGVTATDTRGFVEAVLWLGRTGAPWRDLPPHLGQWHRVYVRFARWRDKGTWELATAWLIRNKRQIPRSQQRQVQVDSTVIRVHQHGTGAEKKTANRE